The Pleuronectes platessa chromosome 10, fPlePla1.1, whole genome shotgun sequence genome contains a region encoding:
- the zgc:110410 gene encoding protein lifeguard 1: MDQTNSSSKGGYGPRPPPYYHEESEDNAFTGVSYQVGKGNVSVVSPPGLYDNRIHSEGAAGGPQQITEAPPDYSYGLEESGFSDAVIRRGFIRKVYLTLMIQLLVTVGIICAFLYWATLREWALDTYWFSYCMMAVVMVLILTLSCCDNIRRRVPLNFIALGLFTVAEGLMLGSVAVYFAAEAVLWAVGATALVSFALTLFAMQSKWDFTAANGSLWVFAWTLFSFAMLCAIMRSQYLYIVYACLGTLLFSLYLVFDTQLILGGKHRKYQVSPEEYVFAALNLYLDIVSLFLLLLSLIGLCR; the protein is encoded by the exons ATGGACCAAACCAACAGCAGCAGTAAAGGGGGATATGGACCTCGTCCCCCACCGTACTACCACGAGGAGTCCGAAGACAATGCTTTCACAGGTGTCAGCTATCAG GTAGGGAAAGGAAATGTCTCGGTGGTGTCCCCTCCTGGCCTCTATGATAACAGGATCCATTCtgagggagcagcaggaggccccCAGCAGATCACTGAAGCTCCACCTGACTACTCTTACGGCTTGGAGGAGAGCGGCTTCAGCGACGCTGTTATACGAAGAG GTTTCATAAGGAAGGTCTACTTGACCTTGATGATTCAGCTGCTGGTGACAGTCGGGATCATCTGTGCTTTTCTTTACTG GGCCACTCTCCGGGAATGGGCGTTGGACACCTACTGGTTCTCCTACTGCATGAT GGCGGTGGTGATGGTGCTCATCTTGACCTTGTCCTGCTGCGACAACATCCGTCGTCGGGTCCCCCTCAATTTCATCGCCCTGGGCCTGTTT ACTGTCGCAGAGGGCCTGATGCTCGGATCCGTGgcagt GTACTTTGCTGCTGAAGCAGTTCTGTGGGCTGTGGGGGCCACGGCGCTGGTGTCCTTTGCCTTGACTCTGTTTGCGATGCAGTCCAAG TGGGACTTCACTGCAGCAAATGGCAGCCTGTGGGTGTTCGCCTGGACCCTCTTCTCCTTTGCAATGCTCTGTGCCATCATGCGCTCTCAG TACCTTTACATCGTGTACGCCTGCCTGGGAACTCTGCTGTTTTCCTTA taCCTGGTGTTCGATACCCAGCTCATCCTGGGTGGGAAACACAGAAAGTATCAGGTGTCTCCTGAGGAGTATGTGTTCGCCGCCCTGAACCTCTATCTGGACATTGTCTCCCTGTTCCTGCTCCTGCTGTCGCTCATCGGCCTCTGTCGCTGA